The Nicotiana tabacum cultivar K326 chromosome 5, ASM71507v2, whole genome shotgun sequence sequence CATGTTTAGAAGTGTAAAACAGTGAAGAACTTTGTACAAATCAGCTCATTGACAGTGTTGTCCAAAAAATGCCTCCAAGTCCATAATTCATGTGACTGAAAATAATGCAGACCCCATTAATATTCATACAGTTGTGGAGAATGAGTCAGAAGAGCTGCAATTTGATTTTTCGACTAGACAAATGGTACAAAAGGTAACTTCGCCTAGTTCATTTAGGAGACCATAAGCTATGTCAGAACCAAAGAAACTGAACCCTGCAACACCTACTTTCAATCCTACAGCAATAAGAAATCATGCAGCAAatagggaatcaacaatagattgTGTACAACAAAATTTGGGGAATGAGCACCATTTTGACAATTACTCAACTGCCCAATGGGTGCAAGAAGCATTCAAAAATAATGTAGTTCAGGTCAATACCTCATGTCAAGACATTCCTTCACAGGACACCAAAGTTGAACAACATTTAGCAAACAATAAAGAGAATGACTTAATTGAAGATACATATTTTGAGAAATTCAGGaccaatgaaaaagataaatggGCAGGATGGAGATTATGGATCAACCAAACAGAGGAAGTCTTAGCAGATGGGCAGATTCCAGATACAATgctttgtgaagaagaaattggAGGAAATGAGGTGGAAGATGAGAATCAAAGTGTTAATTGTAATGCCAATGCAATCAGTATTCAAAGCATAAGTGAATGCACAAATGCAGTAGCAGAAAAGACAAAAGAGGGGAACATCAATATTATAGATCCAGGAGGGACTTTACATAATGATGTTAGTAATGTCTTGAAAGAAACTGAAAATACAGAAAAGAACCAAGAGAAAAATTCAGACAAAAACCAAGAGAAGACAGTGCAAGTCTATGCAAGAAGTGTTGTACCATTGAGCACAGTGAAGGATGTAGCAGGAAGTGCTATTCCATCGAACAATACACAACTGTTGACCAATGAACATGAGGAAAAATATGCTAAACTTACCAATCAGGAAAAAGATGTTGAACTTACCAATCAGGCATATGATGTTGTGACATCAAAAGAAGCAATATAAGTACATGACCAAGTTGGCCACACAGAACTTAAAGGTAGATACATGGATGAGGAATCCACTACACAAAATTTCCTTAATGTTGCCAAACAGGGTGATCTGTCGCCAAGGCTTATTAATATAGTAAAATCTgcaacaaaaggaaaaaagaaacagTCAAAACAGGCATCTACTGTCCCAGCTAGTGGAGTACAAACAAGGAGAACACTGTCCAAACCCCAAAACATTTAATGGATGCAATTATATGGAATGTCAGGTCAGTAAATACAATACAAGCATTTGAAAGGCTGATTAAAATGCACAGAAAACATCACTTTGAGTTCATAGGAATCCTTGAGCCTATGCAACAGTCTCACAAAATGGAGAGGTATAAAGCAAGAATTGGTTTGGCACAGGCTGAGGTGAATGTATCAAACAAGATTTGGGCTTTTATTGATGAAATATTTGAGGTTACTATTCTGTATAACATGACTCAACAGCTGACTTTGAGATTAACGCACACTGAAACACATGTTGAGCTCATCCTTACTCTAGCTTATGCCAAATGTGATCGCATTGAAAGAATTGAACTATGGGATTCTTTGTATGCAATGGCATCAGATATGACAGTACCATGGCTAGTTGGAGGCGACTTTAATGTGATATGGGATGAGGAAGAGAAATTTGGAGGCTTACTAGTTTCTCTCACTGAAGTTGATGACTTTAGGCACTGCATCAATACCTGCAACTTGACAGATTTGGGATTTAAAGGAAgcatatttacatggtggaatggaaGATCAGAGGAAGACTGTATTTTTAAAAGATCGGACAGATGTTTTGGCAATCTTGAATTGCAACAGACCTTTCCTGGATTGGAGGTAACTCACCTGTCCAAAATTGGGTCTGATCATTGCCAAATGCTGTTGAAATATGATATAGAAACTCCTCCAATTAAGAAGTCATTCAGATTTCTTAACTTCTGGACTAAGCATGAAACCTtcaaaaatgtagtaaaggaGAATTGGAATTCTGATTTTAGTGCTAAccatttctgcatttttaactaCAAGTTAAAGAAGCTTAAGAAAGCACTATCTACCTGGAGCAGAGCTATATATGGGGATATATTCCAGAAGATTGCAAGCCTGGGAAGGTGGTCTTGGTTCATGAAAGGCAATTTGAAGTCAATCCTACACAGATGAACAGACAAAGATTACAACATGTACAAGCTGAAATGATTAAATATCTTGCATTAAAAGAAGAATTCTAGAGACAAAAAGCTGGCATGTTATGGTTCAAATATGGCAATAGAAACACTAAATTCTTCCATGCTCAAATTAATGGGAGAAGGAAGAGACTGAAATTATCAAGGATCCAGAATAGCCTTGGTAACTGGATTGAAGAAGATCACTTAATAGCAGAAGAAGCAATAAAGTTCTACAAGGATCAATTTACAGAGAGTGCAGTTCCAAATGATTTTTATATTCTAAATCATGTACCTTCAATGGTAGATAGTGATCAACATGAAAGATTGATGGCTTTGCCTTCCAATGAAGAAGTGAAGGGAGCAGTTATGGGGTTGAATGGGGACTCAGCAGGTGGACCGGATGGCTTCACTGGAGCCTTTTACCAAACATGCTGGGAAATCATTGAATAAGATGTAGTAGGCATGGTCAAGGCTTTCTTTTGCGGTCAGCAATTGCCAAAGAGTGTGACACACACAAACCTGATTTTattaccaaagaaaaaagaagttatgaCCTTTGCAGACATGAGACCAATCAGTCTCAGCA is a genomic window containing:
- the LOC142180698 gene encoding uncharacterized protein LOC142180698, translated to MDAIIWNVRSVNTIQAFERLIKMHRKHHFEFIGILEPMQQSHKMERYKARIGLAQAEVNVSNKIWAFIDEIFEVTILYNMTQQLTLRLTHTETHVELILTLAYAKCDRIERIELWDSLYAMASDMTVPWLVGGDFNVIWDEEEKFGGLLVSLTEVDDFRHCINTCNLTDLGFKGSIFTWWNGRSEEDCIFKRSDRCFGNLELQQTFPGLEVTHLSKIGSDHCQMLLKYDIETPPIKKSFRFLNFWTKHETFKNVVKENWNSDFSANHFCIFNYKLKKLKKALSTWSRAIYGDIFQKIASLGRWSWFMKGNLKSILHR